In Citrus sinensis cultivar Valencia sweet orange chromosome 2, DVS_A1.0, whole genome shotgun sequence, a single genomic region encodes these proteins:
- the LOC102607204 gene encoding phosphoenolpyruvate carboxylase 2: MAARNLEKMASIDAQLRLLAPAKVSEDDKLVEYDALLLDRFLDILQDLHGDDIRETVQECYELSAEYEGKRDSQKLEELGNVLTSLDPGDSIVVTKSFSHMLNLANLAEEVQIAYRRRIKLKKGDFVDENSATTESDIEETLKRLVVQLKKSPEEVFDALKNQTVDLVFTAHPTQSVRRSLLQKHGRIRNCLTQLYAKDITPDDKQELDEALQREIQAAFRTDEIRRSPPTPQDEMRAGMSYFHETIWKGVPKFLRRVDTALKNIGINERVPYNAPLIQFSSWMGGDRDGNPRVTSEVTRDVCLLARMMAANLYFSQIEDLMFELSMWRCNDELRARADGLHRSSKRDAKHYIEFWKQIPPNEPYRVILGDVRDKLYNTRERARQLLANGISDIPEDIAYTHVEQFLEPLELCYRSLCACGDRPIADGSLLDFLRQVSTFGLSLVRLDIRQESERHTDVIDAITKHLGIGSYREWSEEKRQEWLLSELRGKRPLFGSDLPKTEEIADVLDTFHVISELPADSFGAYIISMATAPSDVLAVELLQRECRVKQPLRVVPLFEKLADLEAAPASVARLFSIDWYRNRISGKQEVMIGYSDSGKDAGRLSAAWQLYKTQEELVKVAKQYGVKLTMFHGRGGTVGRGGGPTHLAILSQPPDTIHGSLRVTVQGEVIEQSFGEEHLCFRTLQRFSAATLEHGMHPPVSPKPEWRALMDEMAVIATKEYRSIVFQEPRFVEYFRLATPEMEYGRMNIGSRPSKRKPSGGIESLRAIPWIFAWTQTRFHLPVWLGFGAAFKHVIQKDIKNLHMLQEMYNLWPFFRVTIDLVEMVFAKGDPGIAALYDKLLVSEELQPFGEKLRANYAETKSLLLQVAGHRDLLEGDPYLKQRLRLRDAYITTLNVCQAYTLKQIRDPNFHVKVRPHLSKEYMESRKPAAELVRLNPTSEYAPGLEDTVILTMKGIAAGMQNTG, from the exons ATGGCTGCTAGAAATTTGGAGAAGATGGCATCAATAGATGCTCAATTGAGGCTACTGGCACCGGCTAAGGTCTCTGAGGATGACAAGTTGGTGGAGTATGATGCTCTGTTGTTGGATCGCTTTCTTGATATTCTTCAGGACTTGCATGGGGACGATATCAGAGAAACG gttcaagaatGTTATGAGCTTTCAGCTGAGTATGAAGGGAAGCGTGACTCTCAAAAGTTGGAGGAGCTTGGTAATGTTTTAACAAGTTTAGATCCTGGGGATTCTATTGTCGTTACCAAATCATTTTCCCACATGCTTAACTTGGCCAACCTGGCTGAGGAAGTTCAAATTGCTTATCGACGAAGAATCAAGTTAAAGAAAGGGGACTTTGTTGATGAGAATTCAGCAACAACCGAATCAGACATTGAAGAGACCCTCAAGAGGCTCGTCGTGCAGCTGAAGAAGTCTCCAGAAGAAGTTTTTGATGCTTTGAAGAATCAAACTGTCGATTTGGTCTTCACTGCACATCCAACCCAATCTGTGCGAAGATCTTTGCTTCAAAAACATGGAAG GATCCGTAATTGTCTGACTCAGTTGTATGCTAAGGACATTACTCCTGATGATAAGCAAGAACTTGATGAGGCTTTACAGAGAGAG ATACAAGCTGCTTTTCGTACAGACGAGATCCGAAGGAGTCCTCCCACCCCACAAGATGAGATGAGAGCAGGAATGAGCTACTTCCATGAGACAATCTGGAAAGGAGTTCCGAAATTCTTGCGCCGTGTTGACACTGCTTTGAAAAACATTGGCATTAATGAACGTGTTCCCTATAATGCTCCTCTCATTCAGTTCTCTTCATGGATGGGTGGAGATCGTGATG GAAACCCCAGGGTAACTTCTGAAGTTACAAGAGATGTTTGCTTACTGGCTAGAATGATGGCTGCTAACTTGTACTTCTCCCAAATAGAGGACCTTATGTTTGAG TTATCAATGTGGCGTTGCAATGACGAACTCCGTGCTCGTGCAGATGGACTTCATAGGTCCTCAAAGAGAGATGCAAAACACTATATAG AATTCTGGAAACAAATTCCACCAAATGAGCCTTATCGTGTTATTCTTGGTGATGTGAGAGACAAGCTATATAATACACGGGAACGTGCTCGTCAGCTGTTAGCCAATGGGATTTCTGACATTCCAGAGGATATAGCTTATACTCATGTGGAGCAG TTCCTGGAGCCTCTAGAGCTCTGTTACAGATCACTCTGTGCTTGTGGTGATCGGCCAATAGCCGATGGAAGCCTTCTTGATTTCTTGCGGCAAGTTTCTACTTTTGGACTTTCACTAGTAAGACTTGATATCCGTCAAGAGTCCGAAAGGCACACTGATGTTATTGATGCTATCACCAAGCACTTGGGCATTGGATCTTATCGAGAATGGTCTGAGGAGAAGCGGCAGGAATGGCTTTTGTCTGAACTTAGAGGCAAACGTCCTCTATTTGGCTCTGATCTTCCTAAAACTGAAGAAATTGCTGACGTGTTGGACACATTTCATGTCATTTCAGAACTTCCTGCTGACAGCTTTGGTGCCTATATAATCTCAATGGCGACAGCTCCATCTGACGTACTTGCTGTTGAGCTTTTACAACGTGAATGTCGTGTGAAACAGCCTCTAAGGGTTGTTCCATTGTTTGAGAAGCTTGCTGACCTTGAAGCTGCTCCGGCTTCTGTGGCTCGTCTCTTCTCTATAGACTGGTATAGAAACAGGATCAGTGGGAAGCAAGAGGTTATGATAGGGTATTCTGATTCAGGAAAGGATGCTGGCCGTTTGTCTGCAGCTTGGCAATTATATAAGACTCAGGAAGAGCTTGTAAAGGTTGCAAAGCAGTATGGTGTTAAACTCACAATGTTCCATGGCCGAGGAGGGACAGTCGGAAGAGGTGGAGGACCCACCCATCTGGCTATATTGTCTCAACCACCTGATACAATTCATGGTTCACTTCGTGTGACGGTTCAAGGAGAAGTTATTGAGCAGTCTTTTGGGGAGGAGCACTTGTGCTTCAGAACACTTCAGCGTTTCTCAGCTGCTACACTTGAGCATGGAATGCATCCCCCAGTGTCACCAAAACCAGAATGGCGTGCACTCATGGATGAGATGGCTGTCATTGCTACAAAGGAATATCGTTCTATAGTATTCCAGGAACCTCGTTTTGTCGAATATTTTCGCCTT GCAACACCAGAAATGGAGTATGGTCGGATGAACATTGGAAGTCGTCCATCAAAGCGAAAGCCAAGTGGAGGTATTGAGTCACTCCGTGCCATCCCATGGATCTTTGCATGGACTCAGACGAGGTTCCATTTACCTGTGTGGCTTGGCTTTGGGGCAGCATTTAAACATGTCATTCAGAAGGACATAAAGAATCTTCACATGCTTCAGGAGATGTACAATTTGTGGCCTTTCTTTAGGGTCACAATTGACTTGGTTGAAATGGTGTTTGCCAAGGGAGACCCAGGAATTGCTGCTTTATATGACAAACTCCTTGTGTCAGAGGAGCTGCAACCATTTGGAGAGAAACTTAGGGCTAACTATGCTGAAACTAAAAGCCTTCTCCTACAG gTTGCTGGGCATCGGGATCTTCTTGAAGGAGACCCATACTTGAAGCAGAGGCTTCGCCTTCGTGATGCATACATCACGACACTTAATGTCTGCCAAGCCTACACTCTGAAGCAGATACGTGACCCCAACTTCCATGTTAAGGTCCGACCACACCTGTCGAAAGAATACATGGAATCAAGGAAGCCAGCTGCTGAGCTTGTGAGGCTTAACCCTACCAGTGAATATGCTCCTGGTCTTGAAGATACTGTCATTTTGACAATGAAGGGTATTGCTGCTGGCATGCAAAACACTGGTTAA